The Glycine soja cultivar W05 chromosome 8, ASM419377v2, whole genome shotgun sequence genome has a window encoding:
- the LOC114423419 gene encoding ATP synthase gamma chain, chloroplastic-like yields MFSLSKPILSPVRPTLPPVRCGSRELRERIKTVQTTQKITEAMKLISAARVRRAQEAVVSGRPFSSNLAAMLNDITQRLQNDDVSTPLTHARPVRTVALVVVTADRGLCGGFNKSVIRKALVRIEELEKLNLGCVVISVGKKGNSFFTHSINKKHPFVKVDSFIEIGGFPTAKEAQVIADDVFSLFVSEEVDKVELVYAKFVSLVRFEPVIQNLLPLGEVCDVKDEIFRLSSKEGKLAVERDVVKLKKEGEMCFPLMEFEQDPVMILDAMLPLYLNSQVLRGLQESMASELAARMVAMSNATDNAVDLSKRLSVEYNRERQAKITGELLEIVAGAEALAEND; encoded by the coding sequence ATGTTTTCCCTCTCAAAACCCATCCTTTCTCCGGTTCGCCCCACCCTCCCTCCGGTTCGCTGCGGGTCCCGCGAGCTCCGCGAGCGAATCAAGACCGTCCAAACCACTCAAAAGATCACCGAAGCCATGAAACTCATCTCCGCCGCGCGCGTCCGCCGCGCCCAGGAGGCCGTCGTCAGTGGCCGCCCCTTCTCCTCAAACCTCGCCGCAATGCTAAACGACATCACCCAGCGCCTCCAAAACGACGACGTCTCCACCCCTCTCACCCACGCCAGACCCGTCAGAACCGTTGCACTCGTCGTCGTCACCGCGGACCGCGGCCTCTGCGGCGGCTTCAACAAATCGGTTATCCGAAAAGCCCTCGTACGAATCGAGGAACTGGAAAAACTCAACTTGGGGTGCGTTGTGATCAGCGTTGGCAAAAAGGGTAACTCGTTTTTCACTCACAGTATAAATAAGAAACACCCTTTTGTGAAAGTTGATAGCTTTATCGAAATTGGTGGGTTTCCTACCGCAAAGGAGGCTCAGGTTATCGCCGATGATGTTTTTTCACTGTTTGTTAGTGAGGAGGTTGATAAGGTTGAGCTTGTGTACGCTAAGTTTGTTTCATTGGTTAGGTTTGAGCCTGTGATTCAGAATTTGTTGCCTTTGGGAGAGGTTTGTGATGTGAAAGATGAGATTTTTAGGTTGAGTAGTAAAGAGGGTAAGTTAGCTGTGGAGAGGGATGTTGTGAAGTTGAAAAAAGAGGGTGAGATGTGTTTTCCTCTCATGGAGTTTGAGCAGGATCCTGTTATGATTCTTGATGCCATGTTGCCTCTTTATTTGAATAGTCAGGTTTTGAGGGGTTTGCAGGAGTCTATGGCCAGTGAGCTTGCTGCTAGGATGGTGGCCATGTCAAATGCCACGGATAACGCAGTTGATTTGAGCAAGAGGCTTTCGGTTGAGTACAATCGGGAACGGCAGGCAAAGATCACCGGGGAGTTGTTGGAGATTGTGGCTGGAGCTGAGGCATTAGCAGAAAATGACTGA